In one Pseudomonas hydrolytica genomic region, the following are encoded:
- the sstT gene encoding serine/threonine transporter SstT gives MSQALHPALQLLNRTSLVMQIFIGLLAGIALALIAPQAALSVGFVGNVFVSALKAVAPVLVFILVMSSIANHQHGQQTHIRPILLMYLIGTFSAALVAVVASFAFPSSLVLSSQAAELTPPGGIGEVLKTLLLNIVDNPVNALLRGNFIGILAWAIGLGFAFRHASPGSKQLLGDLANGVTAIVKLVIRLAPLGIFGLVAATLAESGFDALLGYLHLLVVLVGCMLLVALVINPALVYWKLRRNPYPLVLTCLRESGITAFFTRSSAANIPVNLQLCQRLGLHEETYSISIPLGATINMAGAAITITVLTMAAVHTLGIAVDLPTALLLSVLASISACGASGVAGGSLLLIPLACSLFGIPNEVAMQVVAIGFIIGIVQDSAETALNSSTDALFTAAACMAEEQRQA, from the coding sequence ATGTCACAAGCCCTCCACCCTGCCCTGCAGCTGCTCAACCGCACCAGCCTGGTGATGCAGATCTTCATCGGCCTGCTGGCCGGTATCGCCCTTGCCCTGATCGCCCCACAGGCGGCGCTGTCGGTCGGCTTCGTCGGCAACGTGTTCGTCTCGGCCCTGAAGGCCGTGGCGCCGGTGCTGGTGTTCATCCTGGTGATGTCGTCCATCGCCAACCATCAGCACGGCCAGCAGACCCATATCCGCCCGATCCTGCTGATGTACCTGATCGGCACCTTCAGCGCCGCGCTGGTGGCGGTGGTTGCCAGCTTCGCCTTCCCGTCGTCGCTGGTGCTGAGCAGCCAGGCCGCCGAACTGACGCCCCCCGGCGGCATCGGCGAGGTGCTCAAGACCCTGCTGCTGAACATCGTCGACAACCCGGTCAACGCCCTGCTGCGCGGCAACTTCATCGGCATCCTGGCCTGGGCCATCGGCCTCGGCTTCGCCTTCCGCCACGCCAGCCCCGGCAGCAAGCAGCTGCTGGGCGATCTGGCCAACGGCGTGACCGCCATCGTCAAGCTGGTGATCCGCCTGGCGCCGCTGGGCATCTTCGGCCTGGTCGCCGCGACCCTGGCCGAGTCCGGCTTCGATGCCCTGCTCGGTTACCTGCACCTGCTGGTGGTGCTGGTCGGCTGCATGCTGCTGGTGGCCCTGGTGATCAACCCGGCGCTGGTGTACTGGAAGCTGCGCCGCAACCCCTACCCGCTGGTGCTGACCTGCCTGCGCGAGAGCGGCATCACCGCCTTCTTCACCCGCAGCTCGGCCGCCAACATCCCGGTCAACCTGCAGCTGTGCCAGCGCCTGGGCCTGCATGAGGAAACCTATTCGATCTCCATCCCGCTGGGCGCCACCATCAACATGGCCGGCGCGGCGATCACCATCACCGTGCTGACCATGGCCGCGGTGCATACCCTGGGCATCGCCGTCGACCTGCCCACCGCCCTGCTGCTGAGCGTGCTGGCCTCGATCAGCGCCTGCGGCGCCTCGGGCGTGGCCGGCGGCTCGCTGCTGCTGATCCCGCTGGCCTGCAGCCTGTTCGGCATCCCCAACGAGGTGGCCATGCAGGTGGTGGCCATCGGCTTCATCATCGGCATCGTGCAGGACTCGGCGGAAACCGCGCTGAACTCCTCCACCGACGCCCTGTTCACCGCTGCCGCGTGCATGGCGGAAGAGCAGCGTCAGGCCTGA
- a CDS encoding ATP-binding cassette domain-containing protein: MFELQSVSFSIPERTLLHPLNLHIDAGRMVGLIGHNGSGKSTLIKLLARQQSPSGGHILLDGKPLQAWGQRDFARQVAYLPQQLPQTEGLSVRELVGFGRYPWHGALGRLGSEDRAHIERAMDLTDTGMFADRLVDQLSGGERQRVWLAMLLAQNTRYLLLDEPTSALDIAHQVEVLSRVHDLSRELGLGVLVVLHDINMAARYCDHLLALHSGRLLAQGSPAELMHGETLERIYGVPMGVMANPVDGSPISYLH, encoded by the coding sequence ATGTTCGAATTGCAAAGCGTCAGTTTCAGCATTCCTGAACGCACCCTGCTGCATCCCCTGAACCTGCACATCGATGCCGGACGCATGGTCGGCCTGATCGGCCACAACGGTTCAGGCAAGTCCACCCTGATCAAACTGCTTGCCCGCCAGCAGTCGCCCAGCGGCGGCCATATCCTGCTCGACGGCAAACCGCTGCAGGCCTGGGGTCAGCGCGACTTCGCTCGGCAGGTGGCCTATCTGCCTCAGCAACTGCCGCAGACCGAAGGCCTGAGCGTACGCGAGCTGGTGGGCTTCGGCCGGTATCCCTGGCACGGCGCCCTTGGCCGCCTGGGCAGCGAAGACCGCGCGCACATCGAGCGCGCCATGGACCTGACCGACACCGGCATGTTTGCCGATCGCCTGGTCGACCAGCTCTCTGGCGGCGAGCGCCAGCGCGTCTGGCTGGCCATGCTGCTGGCGCAGAACACCCGCTACCTGCTGCTCGACGAACCCACCTCGGCGCTGGACATCGCCCACCAGGTGGAAGTCCTCTCACGGGTTCACGACCTCAGTCGCGAGCTGGGCCTCGGCGTGCTGGTGGTGCTGCACGACATCAACATGGCCGCGCGCTACTGCGACCACCTGCTGGCCCTGCACAGCGGTCGCCTGCTGGCACAGGGCAGCCCGGCCGAGCTGATGCACGGCGAAACCCTGGAGCGCATCTACGGCGTGCCCATGGGGGTGATGGCCAATCCGGTGGACGGCTCGCCGATCAGCTACCTGCACTGA
- a CDS encoding iron-siderophore ABC transporter substrate-binding protein translates to MRLVCCLLLVCLAQGAWATDAQLVARQSAGAGEAPQRIVSLDELSTELLVSLGIEPVGVANLASYRRYIGIGNDLLERSVALGSAQQPNLEAIARLEPDLIVGVAYLHLPLFERLDGLAPTLIYQVSLASAGYDGVAIGEAMLAHLGRLTGRQAQAAAVIREGQQALAAARQSVRERDLQGEPVAVLYPLVQQGSFIALNQQTLIGSLMNRLGVRSPWTLRSAHSLHRRIDMRSFASEPGLRVLFIGGQERAPFFASPLWKALPVAQQQRYAFLPTPYWTFGGPRSTAAIATQVREAIEAMNR, encoded by the coding sequence ATGCGTCTTGTCTGTTGCCTGCTGCTGGTCTGTCTGGCGCAGGGCGCCTGGGCGACCGATGCACAACTGGTGGCCCGGCAGTCGGCCGGCGCTGGAGAGGCGCCGCAGCGGATCGTCAGCCTCGATGAGCTGAGTACCGAGCTGCTGGTGTCGCTGGGGATCGAGCCGGTCGGCGTGGCCAACCTGGCCAGCTATCGCCGTTACATCGGTATCGGCAACGACCTGCTCGAGCGCAGTGTCGCATTGGGCAGCGCGCAGCAGCCCAATCTGGAGGCCATCGCCCGGCTCGAGCCGGACCTGATCGTGGGTGTGGCCTACCTGCACCTGCCGTTGTTCGAACGTCTCGATGGCCTGGCACCGACCCTCATCTATCAGGTGTCGCTGGCATCGGCAGGCTATGACGGCGTGGCCATCGGCGAGGCCATGCTGGCGCATCTCGGGCGTCTGACCGGGCGCCAGGCGCAGGCTGCTGCCGTCATCCGCGAAGGCCAGCAGGCGCTGGCTGCCGCACGTCAATCCGTGCGTGAGCGAGATCTGCAGGGCGAGCCGGTTGCCGTGCTCTATCCGCTGGTGCAGCAGGGCAGTTTCATCGCCCTCAACCAGCAGACGCTGATCGGCAGCCTGATGAATCGCCTGGGGGTACGCTCGCCCTGGACGCTGCGCTCCGCCCACAGCCTGCACCGGCGCATCGATATGCGCAGCTTCGCCAGCGAGCCGGGACTGCGCGTGCTGTTCATCGGTGGGCAGGAGCGGGCGCCGTTCTTTGCCAGCCCCCTGTGGAAGGCGCTGCCAGTCGCCCAGCAGCAGCGTTACGCCTTTCTTCCCACGCCGTACTGGACCTTTGGTGGCCCACGTTCGACGGCTGCTATCGCGACCCAGGTGCGCGAGGCGATCGAGGCGATGAATCGTTGA
- the fhuF gene encoding siderophore-iron reductase FhuF, which translates to MIEALAPLFIGDFSSYRDTLVLHDDPRPSVPLRELLSDEGLPVLLARFGESYTGGDRRALLSQWSKHYFVRLIPPVVAAALVLNRRLPLNLDDIQVVLDEEHLPQAFKLRDAGQPFAPGDPFERFAHLQHDHLQPLIQAFTAQVKIAPKVLWSNAGNYFEWILTALGKVLPAPLLADGFSLLQAAQQPDGRRNPLYQPVRYVELQGAALPWRQRRVCCIRYLLPELELCENCPLLDEPPAQASASAS; encoded by the coding sequence GTGATTGAGGCACTGGCGCCGCTGTTCATTGGCGACTTCTCCTCTTATCGGGACACCCTGGTGCTGCACGATGATCCACGGCCCTCGGTGCCGCTGCGCGAACTGCTCAGCGACGAGGGGCTGCCGGTGCTGCTGGCGCGCTTCGGCGAGTCGTACACCGGCGGCGACCGCCGTGCGCTGCTGTCGCAGTGGTCGAAGCACTATTTCGTGCGCCTGATCCCGCCAGTGGTGGCCGCCGCGCTGGTGCTGAACCGACGCCTGCCGCTAAACCTCGATGACATCCAGGTGGTGCTCGACGAGGAACACTTGCCACAGGCGTTCAAGCTGCGCGATGCGGGGCAGCCGTTCGCTCCGGGCGATCCGTTCGAGCGTTTTGCCCATCTCCAGCATGACCACTTGCAGCCCCTGATCCAGGCCTTCACCGCGCAGGTGAAGATCGCGCCCAAGGTGCTCTGGAGCAATGCCGGCAACTATTTCGAGTGGATTCTGACGGCGCTGGGCAAGGTACTGCCGGCGCCACTGCTGGCCGACGGTTTCAGCCTCCTGCAGGCGGCCCAGCAGCCTGACGGGCGACGTAACCCGCTGTATCAGCCGGTGCGTTATGTCGAGCTGCAGGGCGCTGCACTGCCGTGGCGGCAACGGCGAGTGTGCTGCATTCGTTATCTGCTGCCCGAACTGGAACTGTGCGAGAACTGCCCGCTGCTCGACGAGCCCCCGGCGCAGGCGTCCGCTTCGGCGTCCTGA
- the fhuB gene encoding Fe(3+)-hydroxamate ABC transporter permease FhuB, producing the protein MTSLSRPGQSAAARGFGHAGLALLGLALLLAMLLWQGVLRHPWPTAEAWLAPLSSQPSLDGLLLWWTQLPRAFAGVLVGACLGVSGAIMQLITRNPLVSPDLLGITAGAQLGVILGMLLPGVLGLPLVFVGGLLAALFTFLMAGGWNTSPLRLTLAGVAVAQTFAALIALFLSLNDQAAMVVSLWNTGSLQQLGWGAMHPALYLLPLIALALLVLMRPMNLVVLGDGQMRSLGLSPAWLKGLSIALGSLLAALAIHLAGPLGFIGLITPNLLRFAFAVVRPSRLIPLCAIWGALLTVLADALVAAVEPWFQLPLGVLSAVLGSLAILLLLRYGRRAPVAAVTASMPGENRAMRLPLWSFVALAVLICLALLVAGTAQGESGVWSFWQRVWSGEPMAMTLLDLRLPRLLVDMAAGALLATAGMLLQAVTRNPLAGPEILGVSQMAALVVLLALIFMPELAVAWRFPLAWLGAGLALVIVIGLNLRHGLEPLRVTLTGFAISGVVLAVVSLLMAQFTSNIAQALIWMVGSSYGRTWSDLQAMLPWLVIGLALCAATTRWMDLLQLGDGVAGSLGLSVPSRRVLLIVLASALIAAAVAVVGPVAFIGLLVPHGVRLLGFHRARQRLLAAPLLGATLLASADLLGRVLLAPLDIPLGIAMAAIGAPLFLLLLSRVYFSDKRS; encoded by the coding sequence ATGACGAGTTTGAGTCGCCCCGGGCAGTCTGCCGCTGCCCGTGGTTTCGGTCATGCTGGCCTGGCGCTGCTGGGGCTCGCGCTGCTGCTGGCCATGCTGCTGTGGCAGGGCGTGTTGCGCCATCCCTGGCCAACGGCCGAGGCCTGGTTGGCGCCGCTGTCGTCGCAGCCGTCGCTCGACGGCCTGCTGCTGTGGTGGACCCAGCTGCCACGCGCCTTTGCCGGAGTGCTGGTGGGCGCCTGCCTGGGCGTTTCCGGAGCGATCATGCAGCTGATCACGCGCAACCCGCTGGTGTCGCCGGATCTGCTCGGCATCACCGCCGGGGCGCAACTGGGTGTGATCCTCGGCATGCTTCTGCCTGGCGTCCTGGGATTGCCGCTGGTCTTCGTCGGCGGGCTGCTGGCGGCCTTGTTCACCTTTCTGATGGCAGGCGGCTGGAACACCTCGCCGCTACGCCTGACCCTGGCCGGGGTGGCGGTGGCGCAGACCTTTGCCGCGCTGATCGCGCTGTTTCTCAGCCTCAACGACCAGGCTGCGATGGTGGTGTCGCTGTGGAATACCGGTTCGCTGCAGCAGTTGGGCTGGGGCGCGATGCATCCGGCCCTTTACCTGTTGCCGCTGATTGCCCTCGCTCTGCTGGTGCTGATGCGGCCGATGAACCTGGTCGTGCTGGGCGACGGGCAGATGCGCTCGCTGGGGCTTTCGCCGGCCTGGCTGAAAGGGCTGAGCATCGCTCTGGGTAGCCTGCTGGCGGCGCTGGCTATTCATCTGGCTGGCCCCTTGGGCTTTATCGGGCTGATCACGCCGAATCTGCTGCGCTTTGCCTTCGCCGTGGTGCGACCGTCTCGGTTGATTCCCTTGTGCGCGATCTGGGGTGCATTGCTGACGGTACTCGCCGACGCGCTGGTGGCGGCGGTGGAGCCCTGGTTCCAGTTGCCGCTGGGGGTGCTGTCGGCGGTTCTCGGTTCGCTGGCGATCCTCTTGCTGCTGCGTTACGGGCGCCGCGCGCCGGTGGCGGCGGTCACGGCGAGCATGCCGGGCGAGAACCGGGCCATGCGCCTGCCGCTGTGGTCGTTCGTCGCGCTCGCGGTGCTGATCTGCCTGGCGCTGCTGGTAGCGGGCACGGCGCAGGGCGAATCGGGCGTCTGGTCGTTCTGGCAGCGAGTGTGGAGCGGCGAGCCCATGGCCATGACGCTGCTCGATCTGCGCCTGCCGCGGCTGCTGGTGGACATGGCCGCCGGGGCGCTGCTGGCGACCGCGGGCATGCTGTTGCAGGCGGTCACGCGCAACCCGCTGGCCGGTCCGGAAATTCTCGGGGTTAGCCAGATGGCGGCACTGGTGGTGCTGCTCGCACTGATCTTCATGCCCGAGCTGGCCGTTGCCTGGCGCTTCCCGCTGGCCTGGCTGGGCGCCGGCCTGGCGCTGGTGATCGTCATCGGCCTCAACCTGCGTCATGGCCTGGAGCCGCTGCGCGTGACGCTCACCGGCTTTGCCATCAGCGGCGTGGTACTGGCCGTGGTGAGCCTGCTGATGGCGCAGTTCACCAGCAATATCGCCCAGGCGCTGATCTGGATGGTGGGCAGCAGCTACGGGCGTACCTGGAGCGATCTGCAGGCCATGCTGCCCTGGCTGGTGATCGGCCTGGCGCTGTGCGCGGCGACCACGCGCTGGATGGATCTGCTGCAGCTGGGCGACGGCGTGGCCGGCAGCCTCGGGCTGTCGGTGCCGAGCCGGCGGGTGTTGCTGATCGTGCTGGCCAGTGCATTGATTGCAGCGGCCGTGGCGGTGGTCGGCCCGGTGGCGTTCATCGGTTTGCTGGTGCCACATGGCGTGCGCTTGCTGGGCTTTCATCGTGCCCGTCAACGTTTGCTGGCTGCGCCGCTGCTGGGCGCGACCCTGCTGGCTTCGGCTGATTTGCTCGGGCGCGTGCTGCTGGCGCCGCTGGACATCCCGCTGGGAATCGCCATGGCCGCCATCGGTGCACCGTTGTTCCTGCTGCTGCTCAGCCGCGTCTATTTCAGTGACAAAAGGAGCTAG
- a CDS encoding MbtH family protein, producing the protein MSFDNENARFLVVINHEQQYSIWPEYKAIPEGWSAVGVSGDKATCLAHIEEVWTDMRPLSLRQAMA; encoded by the coding sequence ATGAGCTTCGACAACGAGAACGCGCGCTTTCTGGTCGTGATCAATCATGAGCAGCAGTATTCCATCTGGCCCGAATACAAGGCCATTCCCGAAGGTTGGTCGGCCGTGGGCGTGTCCGGCGACAAGGCCACCTGCCTGGCCCACATCGAAGAAGTCTGGACCGACATGCGCCCGCTGAGCCTGCGCCAGGCCATGGCGTGA
- a CDS encoding TauD/TfdA family dioxygenase has product MNQVTDLAQAALSIEAGLPMRVSPLQVGQGLHEHLPTLQQLVAEHLEVSGGLLFSGFADIDVASFQQFAASFGHPLLSYEFGSTPRSRVSAGGVYTSTEFPAHRPIPLHNEQAYTTEWPLRIWFYCAQAAEQGGETPIADSREVFRRIDPAIRQRFAERGLLYVRNYGNGLDLPWQQVFNTEDRQLVEQYCRARRIDFEWLGDDELRTRQLCQGVAQHPRTGDWVWFNQAHLFHLSALDADTQEVLIDAVGLEGLPRNVYFGDGTPIEASLLDEVRGVLDACTIRFPWRDGDILMLDNMLTAHARDPFKGPRKVVVAMAEAYGQEGFQ; this is encoded by the coding sequence ATGAATCAAGTGACCGATCTGGCGCAGGCCGCCCTGAGCATCGAAGCCGGCCTGCCCATGCGCGTCAGCCCGTTGCAGGTCGGGCAGGGCTTGCACGAACATCTGCCGACTTTGCAGCAACTGGTGGCCGAGCATCTCGAAGTCAGTGGTGGTCTGCTGTTCAGCGGTTTCGCCGATATCGATGTGGCCAGCTTCCAGCAGTTTGCCGCGTCCTTCGGCCATCCGCTGCTGAGTTACGAGTTCGGCTCCACGCCGCGTAGCCGGGTCAGTGCAGGCGGGGTGTATACCTCCACCGAATTTCCCGCCCATCGCCCGATTCCGCTGCATAACGAGCAGGCCTACACCACCGAATGGCCGCTGCGCATCTGGTTCTATTGCGCCCAGGCGGCCGAGCAGGGCGGCGAGACACCGATTGCGGACAGCCGTGAGGTGTTCCGGCGTATCGATCCGGCCATCCGCCAGCGCTTCGCCGAGCGCGGCCTGCTTTACGTGCGCAATTACGGCAATGGTCTGGATCTGCCCTGGCAGCAGGTGTTCAACACCGAGGATCGCCAGCTGGTCGAGCAATACTGCCGCGCGCGACGTATCGACTTCGAATGGCTCGGCGATGACGAGCTGCGTACGCGCCAGCTTTGCCAGGGCGTCGCCCAGCATCCGCGTACCGGTGACTGGGTCTGGTTCAACCAGGCGCACCTGTTCCATCTGTCGGCCCTGGATGCCGATACCCAGGAGGTGCTGATCGATGCGGTCGGTCTTGAGGGGCTGCCGCGTAATGTCTACTTCGGCGACGGTACGCCCATCGAGGCGAGTCTGCTGGATGAGGTGCGTGGCGTGCTGGACGCCTGCACCATTCGCTTCCCCTGGCGCGACGGCGATATTCTGATGCTCGACAACATGCTCACGGCCCATGCCCGCGATCCCTTCAAGGGGCCGCGCAAGGTGGTGGTGGCGATGGCCGAGGCCTACGGCCAGGAGGGCTTCCAATGA
- a CDS encoding GNAT family N-acetyltransferase: MNALPLPDGRVLQGESRDSAIWLSCDGRPLIQLRICETNAVQVQEVATADLADALWCASYWWLAAYPQAPRLVWQGLDQQALQACGDWLRDDAGTTSAQVERSLFWQLPQPWLRQALPPYPQRMVMSDGKRHPRRRAKPQGEVYRRFDARLGAWISLRTLDIEQDLERFNRWQNTPRVLHFWHEGGDLVQHRSYLETIAADPHVCSLIGCFDDQPFAYFELYWAKEDRIAPFYVADDYDRGIHMLVGEQAHRGPHKVASWLAALTHYAFLDDPRTRLVVAEPRADNAKMIGYMQTLGYYREKEFDFPHKRAALMAIGRERFFDSGVLC, translated from the coding sequence ATGAATGCATTGCCGCTGCCTGACGGGCGCGTGCTGCAAGGCGAGTCTCGCGACTCTGCGATCTGGCTGTCCTGCGACGGTCGGCCGCTGATACAGCTGCGCATTTGTGAAACCAACGCCGTGCAGGTGCAGGAAGTGGCCACGGCCGATCTGGCCGATGCGCTGTGGTGCGCCAGCTACTGGTGGCTCGCCGCTTATCCGCAGGCGCCACGTCTGGTCTGGCAGGGGCTGGATCAGCAGGCGCTGCAGGCTTGTGGTGACTGGCTGCGCGACGATGCCGGCACGACCAGCGCGCAGGTCGAGCGCAGCCTGTTCTGGCAGTTGCCGCAGCCCTGGCTGCGTCAGGCACTGCCGCCTTATCCGCAGCGGATGGTGATGAGCGACGGCAAGCGTCATCCGCGGCGCCGCGCCAAGCCCCAGGGCGAGGTCTACCGGCGCTTCGATGCGCGCCTGGGCGCCTGGATATCCCTGCGTACGCTGGACATCGAACAGGACCTGGAGCGCTTCAATCGCTGGCAGAACACGCCGCGCGTTCTGCATTTCTGGCATGAGGGTGGCGATCTGGTCCAGCACCGCAGCTATCTCGAGACCATCGCTGCCGATCCGCATGTCTGCAGTCTGATCGGCTGCTTCGACGATCAGCCCTTCGCCTACTTCGAGCTCTACTGGGCCAAGGAAGACCGCATCGCGCCTTTCTATGTCGCCGACGACTATGATCGCGGCATTCACATGCTGGTGGGTGAGCAGGCGCATCGCGGGCCGCACAAGGTGGCCAGCTGGCTGGCGGCGCTGACCCATTACGCCTTTCTCGACGATCCGCGCACCCGCCTGGTGGTAGCCGAACCGCGCGCCGACAACGCGAAGATGATCGGCTATATGCAAACGCTGGGTTACTACCGGGAAAAGGAGTTCGATTTCCCTCACAAGCGCGCGGCGCTGATGGCCATCGGTCGCGAGCGATTTTTTGATAGCGGGGTACTGTGTTGA
- a CDS encoding TonB-dependent siderophore receptor has translation MVQAQEDQVTLPSQTVTGELDRPQGPDYGYKAEKSLTASKTSTPLSETPRSVSVVTRKRIEDQKSQSLTDVLGYVPGIFAPPFAAGDGLAGDLFFIRGFNATDYGYGLLRDGLRVQGNRYDTTSEPYGLERVEVFRGPTSILYGENAPGGLVNLVSKRPTAAPQGEVQLSYGSNDRRQLNLDVSGPLNDSGNVLGRVVMVGREADTQVDHVQDNRIYIAPSLTLNFDDFNSLTLLSTYQKDRTKLELGLPAAGTLLKNPNGKIDKDTFLGNKDWNTFEREVWTLGYEFTHRFNDDWQFRQNSRYMQSRIQRNEIWPGALNNAGFGTNVSTQAYDRHNKSITYSLDNQLEGKFDTGALQHTLLVGASFDRTSFNQDWSAGFGPSINVFNPVWTSEPTTPFTIQNSQLDQQMTGLYSQLQSKYENWIFLLGGRFDRVDSQYRNKFDATSPVSNAASDLDYTDRDFTWQTGVMYQFENGLSPYVSYSTSFVPVQQTTSASGPLDPITAEQYEVGLKYEPKGWNTMFTAAVFDLRKENDVYFEAGINDYRQVGESRSKGVELEINSDISANLNVTAAYTYTDARITKDAPGSRLEGNQMTGVPRNQASIWANYRFLDGALRGLRLGGGVRHFDSTFAYTAESLYGKLDTGDVTLVDAAIGYDIDENWSVDLNAKNLFDQEYVAGCNNAGRCYWGDERTFLGTVSLRW, from the coding sequence ATGGTTCAGGCGCAAGAGGATCAGGTGACGCTGCCGTCACAGACGGTCACCGGCGAGCTGGACCGCCCGCAAGGCCCGGATTACGGCTACAAGGCCGAGAAAAGCCTGACCGCCAGCAAGACCAGCACGCCGCTGTCGGAGACGCCTCGTTCGGTGTCGGTGGTGACCCGCAAACGCATCGAAGACCAGAAATCGCAGAGCCTCACCGATGTGTTGGGCTACGTGCCGGGTATCTTCGCGCCACCCTTCGCTGCCGGTGATGGTCTGGCAGGTGACCTGTTCTTCATCCGCGGTTTCAACGCCACCGACTATGGCTACGGCCTGCTGCGCGACGGTTTGCGCGTGCAGGGCAACCGCTACGACACCACCAGCGAGCCCTATGGCCTGGAGCGGGTAGAGGTGTTCCGTGGGCCGACCTCGATTCTCTATGGGGAGAACGCGCCGGGCGGCCTGGTCAACCTGGTCAGCAAACGCCCGACCGCCGCCCCGCAGGGCGAAGTGCAGCTCAGCTATGGCTCCAACGACCGTCGCCAGCTCAATCTGGATGTCTCCGGGCCGTTGAATGACAGCGGCAATGTGCTGGGGCGCGTGGTGATGGTGGGCCGCGAGGCCGATACCCAGGTCGATCACGTGCAGGACAACCGCATCTATATCGCCCCGTCGCTGACGCTGAATTTCGACGATTTCAACAGCCTGACGCTGCTGTCGACCTACCAGAAGGATCGCACCAAGCTTGAGTTGGGCTTGCCGGCAGCGGGCACGCTGCTGAAGAATCCCAATGGCAAGATCGACAAGGACACCTTTCTCGGTAACAAGGACTGGAACACCTTCGAGCGTGAAGTCTGGACTCTGGGTTACGAGTTCACCCATCGCTTCAACGACGACTGGCAGTTCCGCCAGAACTCGCGCTACATGCAGTCGCGCATCCAGCGTAACGAGATCTGGCCGGGGGCACTGAACAACGCGGGCTTCGGCACCAACGTCAGTACCCAGGCGTACGATCGACACAACAAGTCCATCACCTATTCGCTGGATAACCAACTCGAAGGCAAGTTCGACACCGGTGCCCTGCAGCACACGCTGCTGGTCGGCGCCAGTTTCGACCGTACTTCCTTCAACCAGGACTGGAGTGCAGGGTTCGGCCCGTCGATCAACGTATTCAATCCGGTCTGGACCAGCGAGCCGACCACGCCGTTCACCATCCAGAACTCGCAGCTCGATCAGCAGATGACCGGCCTCTACAGCCAGTTGCAGAGCAAGTACGAGAACTGGATCTTCCTGCTTGGCGGTCGTTTCGACAGGGTCGATAGCCAGTACCGCAACAAATTCGACGCGACCAGCCCGGTCAGCAACGCAGCCTCCGACCTGGACTACACCGACCGCGACTTCACCTGGCAGACCGGTGTGATGTATCAGTTCGAGAATGGTCTGTCGCCCTACGTCAGCTACTCCACCTCTTTCGTTCCGGTGCAGCAGACCACCAGCGCCAGCGGTCCTCTGGATCCGATCACCGCCGAGCAGTACGAGGTGGGTCTGAAGTACGAGCCCAAGGGCTGGAACACCATGTTCACCGCTGCCGTATTCGATCTGCGTAAGGAAAATGACGTCTATTTCGAGGCGGGCATCAATGACTACCGCCAGGTCGGCGAAAGCCGCTCCAAAGGTGTCGAGTTGGAGATCAACAGCGATATCAGTGCCAACCTGAATGTCACCGCGGCTTATACCTATACCGATGCACGTATTACCAAGGATGCGCCGGGCTCGCGGCTCGAGGGCAACCAGATGACCGGCGTGCCACGCAACCAGGCCTCGATCTGGGCCAACTACCGCTTCCTCGATGGTGCGCTGCGCGGTCTGCGTCTGGGCGGCGGCGTGCGCCACTTCGACAGCACCTTCGCCTACACCGCCGAAAGTCTCTACGGCAAGCTGGACACCGGCGACGTGACCCTGGTCGATGCCGCCATCGGCTACGACATCGACGAGAACTGGTCGGTCGACCTCAACGCCAAGAACCTCTTCGATCAGGAGTACGTGGCAGGCTGCAACAACGCCGGGCGCTGTTACTGGGGCGATGAGCGCACCTTCCTCGGTACCGTGTCGCTGCGCTGGTAA